In Streptomyces dangxiongensis, one DNA window encodes the following:
- a CDS encoding SigE family RNA polymerase sigma factor: MAEVLELSVARTGTALRPPRAALRPRTPGGMPVIAPMPAARPARIPSQRDGAEETGTAPATVAAGTTVDHLTETYRAHYRSLLGLAALLLDDTASCEDVVQEAFIRVHSARKRVRDPEKTLAYLRQTVVNLSRSTLRRRILGLKLLSKPMPDMASAEEGAFDQLERRDLIKAMKGLQRRQREVLVLRYFADMTEVQVAETLGISLGSVKAYGSRGVAALRVAMEASA; encoded by the coding sequence GTGGCAGAGGTACTCGAACTCAGTGTGGCCCGCACCGGCACGGCCCTGCGGCCGCCCCGTGCGGCGCTCAGGCCCCGCACGCCCGGCGGCATGCCGGTGATCGCGCCCATGCCCGCAGCGCGGCCGGCCCGCATACCCAGTCAGCGTGACGGCGCCGAGGAGACCGGGACCGCCCCGGCGACCGTGGCCGCCGGCACGACCGTCGATCACCTCACCGAGACCTACCGGGCGCACTACCGCTCCCTGCTCGGCCTCGCCGCTCTCCTCCTCGACGACACCGCCTCCTGCGAGGACGTCGTCCAGGAGGCCTTCATCCGCGTCCACTCCGCCCGCAAACGCGTCCGCGACCCCGAGAAGACCCTGGCCTACCTGCGCCAGACGGTCGTCAACCTCTCCCGGTCCACACTGCGCCGGCGCATCCTCGGCCTGAAGCTGCTCTCCAAGCCGATGCCCGACATGGCGAGCGCGGAGGAGGGCGCCTTCGACCAACTGGAGCGCCGTGACCTCATCAAGGCGATGAAGGGGCTCCAGCGCCGCCAGCGCGAGGTGCTCGTGCTGCGCTACTTCGCGGACATGACCGAGGTCCAGGTCGCCGAGACCCTCGGCATATCCCTGGGCTCGGTCAAGGCCTATGGCTCGCGGGGCGTCGCCGCGCTGCGGGTGGCCATGGAGGCATCGGCATGA
- a CDS encoding aspartate-semialdehyde dehydrogenase, producing the protein MALTGKPTLAVVGATGAVGTVMLQILSQRADIWGEIRLIASPRSAGRKLAVRGTETEVTALSEDAFDGVGVALFDVPDEVAAVWAPVAAARGAVVVDNSGAFRMDPDVPLAVPEVNPHTVRSRPRGIVAGPGCTTLTMIVALGALHAEFGLRELVVSSYQAVSGAGRAGVETLRAQLSLVAGTELGTKPGDVRRAVGDGTGPFPEPVALNVVPWAGSLREDGWSSEEMEIRDESRKILGLPRLPVAVTCVRVPVVTTHSLTVHARFQREVGVDGAREILATAPGVVLCDDPEAGEFPTPADVVGTDPTWVGRVRRALDDPTALELFVCGDNLRKGSALNAVQIAELIAAEPPGRG; encoded by the coding sequence ATGGCGCTGACCGGCAAGCCGACGCTCGCGGTCGTGGGAGCGACCGGGGCCGTCGGCACGGTCATGCTCCAGATCCTGTCCCAGCGGGCGGACATCTGGGGTGAGATCCGACTGATCGCCTCCCCGCGCTCGGCCGGCCGCAAGCTGGCCGTGCGCGGAACGGAGACCGAGGTGACGGCCCTGTCGGAGGACGCCTTCGACGGGGTCGGCGTCGCGCTGTTCGACGTCCCCGACGAGGTCGCCGCCGTGTGGGCACCGGTCGCCGCCGCGCGTGGTGCGGTCGTCGTCGACAACTCCGGCGCCTTCCGCATGGACCCGGACGTGCCCCTGGCCGTACCCGAGGTCAACCCGCACACCGTGCGGTCCCGTCCGCGCGGGATCGTCGCCGGCCCCGGTTGTACGACCCTGACGATGATCGTCGCCCTGGGCGCGCTGCACGCCGAGTTCGGGCTGCGCGAGCTGGTGGTGTCGTCGTACCAGGCGGTGAGCGGGGCCGGGCGGGCCGGGGTGGAGACGCTGCGGGCCCAGCTTTCCCTGGTGGCCGGCACCGAACTGGGCACCAAGCCGGGGGACGTACGGCGGGCCGTCGGGGACGGCACCGGGCCGTTCCCGGAGCCGGTCGCGCTCAACGTCGTCCCGTGGGCCGGATCGCTGCGGGAGGACGGCTGGTCGTCGGAGGAGATGGAGATCCGCGACGAGTCCCGCAAGATCCTCGGACTGCCGCGGCTGCCGGTCGCCGTGACCTGTGTGCGAGTGCCGGTGGTCACCACGCACTCGCTGACCGTCCACGCCCGCTTCCAGCGCGAGGTCGGCGTCGACGGTGCCCGCGAGATCCTCGCCACCGCGCCCGGTGTCGTGCTCTGCGACGACCCGGAGGCCGGCGAGTTCCCCACGCCCGCCGACGTGGTGGGCACGGATCCGACCTGGGTGGGCCGGGTCCGGCGGGCCCTGGACGACCCGACCGCGCTCGAACTCTTCGTGTGCGGCGACAACCTGCGCAAGGGCTCCGCGCTCAACGCGGTGCAGATCGCGGAGCTGATCGCGGCGGAGCCGCCCGGCCGCGGTTAG
- a CDS encoding aspartate kinase, with amino-acid sequence MGLVVQKYGGSSVADAEGIKRVAKRIVEAKKNGNQVVVVVSAMGDTTDELIDLAEQVSPMPAGREFDMLLTAGERISMALLAMAIKNLGHEAQSFTGSQAGVITDSVHNKARIIDVTPGRIRTALDEGNIAIVAGFQGVSQDKKDITTLGRGGSDTTAVALAAALDAEVCEIYTDVDGVFTADPRVVKKAKKIDWISFEDMLELAASGSKVLLHRCVEYARRYNIPIHVRSSFSGLQGTWVSSEPIGDKQVEQAIISGVAHDTSEAKITVVGVPDKPGEAAAIFRTIADAAINLDMVVQNVSAASTGLTDISFTLPKTEGRKAIDALERNRSGIGFDSLRYDDQIGKISLVGAGMKTNPGVTASFFEALSNAGVNIELISTSEIRISVVTRADDVAEAVRAVHTAFGLDSDTDEAVVYGGTGR; translated from the coding sequence GTGGGCCTTGTCGTGCAGAAGTACGGAGGCTCCTCCGTAGCCGATGCCGAGGGCATCAAGCGCGTCGCCAAGCGGATCGTGGAAGCGAAGAAGAACGGCAACCAGGTTGTCGTCGTCGTTTCCGCGATGGGCGACACGACGGACGAGCTGATCGATCTCGCCGAGCAGGTGTCTCCGATGCCTGCCGGCCGGGAGTTCGACATGCTGCTGACCGCCGGAGAGCGGATCTCCATGGCCCTGCTGGCGATGGCGATCAAAAACCTGGGCCACGAGGCGCAGTCCTTCACCGGCAGCCAGGCGGGTGTCATCACCGACTCGGTCCACAACAAGGCCCGGATCATCGACGTCACCCCGGGCCGGATCCGCACCGCGCTGGACGAGGGCAACATCGCGATCGTCGCCGGTTTCCAGGGCGTGAGCCAGGACAAGAAGGACATCACCACGCTGGGCCGCGGTGGGTCCGACACGACGGCCGTGGCGCTCGCCGCCGCGCTCGACGCCGAGGTCTGCGAGATCTACACCGACGTCGACGGCGTGTTCACCGCCGACCCGCGCGTCGTGAAGAAGGCGAAGAAGATCGACTGGATCTCCTTCGAGGACATGCTGGAGCTGGCGGCCTCCGGCTCCAAGGTGCTGCTCCACCGCTGTGTGGAGTACGCCCGCCGCTACAACATCCCGATCCACGTCCGGTCCAGCTTCAGCGGACTCCAGGGCACGTGGGTCAGCAGTGAGCCGATTGGGGACAAGCAGGTGGAGCAGGCCATCATCTCCGGTGTCGCGCACGACACCTCCGAGGCCAAGATCACGGTCGTCGGTGTGCCGGACAAGCCGGGTGAGGCCGCCGCCATCTTCCGGACCATCGCCGACGCCGCCATCAACCTCGACATGGTCGTGCAGAACGTGTCCGCCGCCTCCACGGGCCTGACGGACATCTCCTTCACGCTGCCGAAGACAGAGGGCCGCAAGGCCATCGACGCGCTGGAGCGCAACCGCTCCGGCATCGGTTTCGACTCGCTGCGCTACGACGACCAGATCGGCAAGATCTCCCTGGTCGGCGCCGGCATGAAGACCAACCCGGGTGTCACCGCCTCCTTCTTCGAGGCGCTGAGCAACGCCGGTGTGAACATCGAGCTGATCTCGACCTCCGAGATCCGCATCTCGGTCGTCACCCGCGCCGACGACGTGGCGGAGGCCGTCCGCGCCGTGCACACCGCCTTCGGGCTCGACTCCGACACCGACGAGGCCGTCGTCTACGGAGGCACCGGCCGCTGA
- a CDS encoding DUF5063 domain-containing protein codes for MSDATLHASAQNPDDFVVQIADQVESFLVAVTEVAKGDEPGSTVPFLLLEVSQLLLAGGRLGAHEDIVPDDRYEPDPGPEPDVDGIRENFARLLDPVDVYSEVFDPYEPRKAPVPGRISDDLADIITDLRHGMVHYRAGRTTEALWWWQFSYFSNWGPMASAVLRALQSVLIHVRLNQPLEELDGLDTDQANLGDETLEFEAGRVMAQEIGDPLGMRPTT; via the coding sequence ATGTCTGACGCCACACTGCACGCCTCGGCGCAGAACCCGGACGACTTCGTGGTCCAGATCGCGGACCAGGTCGAGAGCTTCCTGGTGGCCGTCACGGAGGTGGCGAAGGGCGACGAACCCGGCTCGACGGTGCCCTTCCTCCTCCTTGAGGTCTCCCAGCTCCTGCTGGCCGGCGGCCGGCTGGGCGCCCACGAGGACATCGTCCCCGACGACCGCTACGAGCCCGACCCGGGGCCCGAACCGGACGTGGACGGCATCCGCGAGAACTTCGCCCGCCTCCTGGACCCCGTCGACGTCTACTCCGAGGTCTTCGACCCGTACGAGCCCCGCAAGGCGCCGGTGCCCGGCCGGATCTCCGACGACCTCGCGGACATCATCACCGACCTGCGGCACGGGATGGTCCACTACCGCGCGGGGCGCACCACCGAGGCGCTGTGGTGGTGGCAGTTCTCGTACTTCTCCAACTGGGGACCGATGGCCTCCGCGGTGCTGCGCGCCCTCCAGTCCGTCCTGATCCACGTCCGCCTGAACCAGCCCCTGGAGGAGCTGGACGGCCTCGACACCGACCAGGCGAACCTCGGCGACGAGACGCTGGAGTTCGAGGCGGGCCGGGTGATGGCCCAGGAGATCGGCGATCCGCTGGGCATGCGTCCGACGACGTAG
- the recR gene encoding recombination mediator RecR: MYEGVVQDLIDELGRLPGVGPKSAQRIAFHILQAEPADVKRLAQTLLEVKAKVRFCATCGNVAQEELCNICRDARRDLSVICVVEEPKDVVAIERTREFRGRYHVLGGAISPIEGVGPDDLRIRELLARLADGTVTELILATDPNLEGEATATYLARMIKPMGLKVTGLASGLPVGGDLEYADEVTLGRAFEGRRLLDV, translated from the coding sequence TTGTACGAAGGCGTGGTCCAGGACCTCATCGACGAACTGGGGCGGCTGCCCGGCGTCGGTCCCAAGAGCGCGCAGCGGATCGCCTTCCACATCCTCCAGGCGGAGCCGGCCGACGTGAAGCGGCTCGCGCAGACGCTCCTGGAAGTGAAGGCGAAGGTCCGCTTCTGCGCGACGTGCGGCAACGTGGCGCAGGAGGAGCTGTGCAACATCTGCCGTGACGCGCGTCGCGACCTCTCCGTCATCTGTGTGGTGGAGGAGCCGAAGGACGTCGTCGCGATCGAGCGCACCCGCGAGTTCCGGGGCCGCTACCACGTGCTCGGGGGCGCGATCAGCCCGATCGAGGGTGTCGGTCCCGATGACCTGCGTATACGAGAACTTCTCGCGCGGTTGGCCGACGGGACGGTCACGGAACTGATCCTTGCCACGGACCCCAATCTGGAGGGCGAGGCCACGGCGACGTACCTTGCCCGCATGATCAAGCCCATGGGCCTGAAGGTCACCGGCCTGGCCAGCGGCCTCCCGGTGGGTGGCGACCTGGAATACGCGGACGAGGTGACCCTCGGCCGCGCCTTCGAGGGGAGACGACTCCTAGATGTCTGA
- a CDS encoding YbaB/EbfC family nucleoid-associated protein: MIPGGQPNMQQLLQQAQKMQQDLQQAQEELANTEVDGQAGGGLVRATVTGSGELRALRIDPKAVDPEDTETLADLVVAAVQAANENAQSLQQQKLGPLAQGLGGGSGIPGLPF; the protein is encoded by the coding sequence GTGATCCCCGGTGGCCAGCCCAACATGCAGCAGTTGCTCCAGCAGGCCCAGAAGATGCAGCAGGACCTCCAGCAGGCGCAGGAGGAACTCGCGAACACGGAGGTCGACGGGCAGGCCGGTGGCGGTCTGGTGCGGGCCACCGTGACCGGTTCCGGGGAGCTGCGCGCGCTGCGGATCGACCCGAAGGCGGTGGACCCGGAGGACACCGAGACCCTCGCCGACCTGGTCGTGGCGGCCGTACAGGCGGCCAACGAGAACGCGCAGTCGCTCCAGCAGCAGAAGCTCGGCCCGCTGGCGCAGGGGCTGGGCGGCGGCAGCGGCATCCCGGGCCTGCCGTTCTGA
- a CDS encoding SLATT domain-containing protein, translating to MGQPEMQPEGPPQDGRGEGAAGLRPGDLTGRAFPLGDWAEPAERLDELYRWVEGRALETAAWYLRDRVRKRRGARVLRTGTAAGAVVGAALPLLDLTGVAGGIAPWGCLALLLAASCAGVDRFFGVTSGWMRDVATAQAVQRRLQSLQFDWASESVREVLGPAEGTASEAAERCLSVLRRFSEDVTELVRTETTDWMVEFRTGSVPLGIQTAVTSVPRQETGGPGGRFPLPPANGSRPNMPRQRPPEPR from the coding sequence GTGGGTCAGCCGGAGATGCAGCCCGAGGGTCCGCCTCAGGACGGGCGGGGCGAGGGCGCGGCCGGGCTGCGGCCGGGCGACCTGACCGGGCGGGCCTTCCCGCTCGGGGACTGGGCGGAACCCGCCGAACGGCTGGACGAGCTGTACCGGTGGGTGGAGGGCCGGGCGCTGGAGACGGCCGCGTGGTACCTGCGGGACCGGGTCCGCAAGCGGCGCGGGGCGCGGGTGCTGCGGACGGGCACGGCGGCCGGGGCCGTGGTGGGGGCGGCGCTGCCCCTGCTCGACCTCACCGGGGTGGCCGGCGGGATCGCCCCCTGGGGCTGTCTGGCCCTGCTGCTCGCGGCCTCCTGCGCCGGGGTCGACCGGTTCTTCGGGGTCACGTCGGGCTGGATGAGGGACGTGGCGACCGCGCAGGCGGTGCAGCGGCGGCTCCAGTCGCTCCAGTTCGACTGGGCGTCGGAGTCCGTGCGGGAGGTGCTGGGACCGGCGGAGGGGACGGCGAGCGAGGCGGCCGAGCGGTGCCTGTCGGTGCTGCGGCGGTTCTCCGAGGACGTCACCGAGCTGGTGCGCACGGAGACGACCGACTGGATGGTGGAGTTCCGCACGGGTTCGGTACCGCTGGGGATCCAGACGGCGGTGACGTCGGTGCCGCGGCAGGAGACCGGGGGTCCCGGCGGCCGTTTCCCCCTGCCGCCGGCGAACGGCAGCCGGCCCAACATGCCCAGACAGCGCCCACCCGAGCCGCGCTAG
- a CDS encoding serine/threonine-protein kinase codes for MEKLGPGDPQGIGSYRLLARLGAGGMGHVYLARSERGRTVAVKLVRAELAEQEEFRARFRQEVRAARRVGGYWTAPVLDADTEAPVPWVATGYVAGPSLQQVVGHDHGALPERSVRILAAGLAHALKDIHAAGIVHRDLKPSNVLVTIDGPRVIDFGIARALETATAAGEGLTRTGSLVGSPGFMAPEQVRGDRITPACDVFCLGSVLAYAATGALPFGSADSGVHALMFRIAQEEPDLTGVPEGIADLVRDCLRKDPGARPSLDAILERTGAHDTVADGRSRDPWLPGSLVAQLGRHAVRLLEVESPEGGPGPSSSDAGAGGVGTGPGTAADGFPLAPPPRAAGAPDGRADGGRAPSVGAGASPEHAAVSDGVPVPPGGPVPGGGAGHLPTAVSAPKPPPGTPPAPPGFGPVPGAYGPAHPPQQHRRQEHPQQYPPQYPQQRSQQPPQRHPGPAAYGYPHQSGAGAWGGAPQPYNPYADGLGHTPPYGPTAVGVPGETERRSGRSTALLVVVALVVALGAGGTVYALMKNGSGTDGKGGTAGPVPTVTSAPPATSGAPTPATSAPSASTSTAGAVPDAYLGSWRTTIGNADGSHTRELTIRQGAVGDAVLSLVADGPTDGGGTYHCVFEGTLAAEPGAGGPLEIGPSTVTSGAPASSCSPGEATEVTLLPDGRLERSKANGGESLTYGKE; via the coding sequence ATGGAGAAGCTGGGACCGGGGGACCCCCAGGGGATCGGGTCCTACCGGCTGCTGGCGCGGCTCGGCGCGGGCGGCATGGGGCACGTGTATCTGGCCCGGTCGGAGCGGGGACGCACCGTCGCCGTGAAACTCGTCCGTGCCGAACTGGCCGAGCAGGAGGAGTTCCGGGCACGGTTCCGCCAGGAGGTGCGGGCTGCGCGGCGGGTAGGCGGGTACTGGACCGCGCCCGTGCTGGACGCGGACACCGAGGCGCCCGTGCCGTGGGTGGCGACCGGGTACGTGGCCGGGCCGAGCCTCCAGCAGGTCGTCGGGCACGACCACGGGGCGCTGCCCGAGCGGTCGGTGCGCATCCTGGCGGCGGGGCTCGCGCACGCGCTGAAGGACATCCACGCGGCGGGGATCGTGCACCGGGACCTGAAGCCGTCGAACGTGCTCGTGACCATCGACGGACCGCGCGTGATCGACTTCGGCATCGCGCGGGCCCTGGAGACGGCCACCGCCGCCGGGGAGGGGCTGACCCGGACCGGGTCGCTCGTCGGGTCGCCCGGGTTCATGGCGCCCGAGCAGGTGCGCGGGGACCGGATCACGCCGGCGTGCGACGTGTTCTGCCTCGGGTCCGTGCTGGCCTACGCGGCGACCGGGGCGCTGCCCTTCGGGAGCGCCGACAGCGGGGTGCACGCGCTGATGTTCCGGATCGCCCAGGAGGAGCCGGACCTGACAGGCGTGCCGGAGGGGATCGCCGACCTGGTCCGGGACTGCCTGCGCAAGGACCCGGGGGCCCGGCCCTCGCTGGACGCGATCCTGGAGCGGACCGGGGCTCACGACACGGTGGCCGACGGACGGTCCCGGGACCCCTGGCTGCCCGGTTCGCTGGTCGCGCAGCTAGGACGGCACGCCGTGCGGCTGCTGGAGGTGGAGAGCCCGGAAGGCGGCCCGGGACCCTCGTCGTCCGACGCGGGTGCGGGTGGCGTGGGCACGGGTCCGGGAACGGCGGCGGACGGTTTCCCCCTGGCGCCGCCCCCGCGGGCAGCGGGGGCACCCGACGGGCGTGCCGACGGTGGCCGGGCGCCCTCCGTGGGTGCCGGTGCGTCGCCCGAGCACGCCGCCGTGTCCGACGGCGTGCCGGTACCGCCCGGTGGACCGGTGCCCGGCGGGGGTGCCGGACATCTGCCCACCGCCGTCTCCGCCCCGAAGCCACCGCCCGGCACGCCGCCGGCGCCGCCCGGCTTCGGGCCCGTACCCGGCGCGTACGGGCCCGCGCACCCCCCGCAGCAGCACCGCCGGCAGGAGCACCCCCAGCAGTACCCGCCGCAGTATCCGCAGCAGCGCTCCCAGCAGCCCCCGCAGCGGCACCCCGGGCCCGCCGCCTACGGGTACCCGCACCAGTCCGGCGCCGGGGCCTGGGGCGGGGCGCCCCAGCCGTACAACCCGTACGCCGACGGGCTCGGCCACACCCCGCCGTACGGGCCGACGGCCGTCGGGGTGCCGGGGGAGACGGAGCGGCGCAGCGGGCGGTCCACCGCGCTGCTCGTCGTGGTCGCCCTGGTCGTCGCGCTGGGCGCGGGCGGCACGGTGTACGCGCTGATGAAGAACGGCAGCGGTACCGACGGCAAGGGGGGCACGGCCGGCCCCGTCCCCACCGTCACGTCCGCGCCCCCGGCCACCTCAGGGGCCCCCACGCCGGCCACCTCGGCGCCCTCGGCGTCCACCTCCACGGCGGGGGCGGTCCCGGACGCCTACCTGGGCTCCTGGCGGACGACCATCGGCAACGCCGACGGCTCCCACACCCGCGAACTCACCATCCGGCAGGGCGCGGTGGGCGACGCCGTGCTGTCGCTGGTCGCGGACGGACCCACCGACGGCGGCGGGACGTACCACTGCGTCTTCGAGGGCACGCTCGCCGCGGAGCCCGGTGCCGGCGGGCCGCTGGAGATCGGGCCCTCCACCGTCACCAGCGGTGCGCCCGCCTCCTCCTGCTCGCCCGGCGAGGCCACCGAGGTCACCCTGCTGCCGGACGGACGCCTGGAGCGGTCCAAGGCGAACGGCGGGGAAAGCCTGACGTACGGCAAGGAGTGA
- a CDS encoding aspartate aminotransferase family protein: MTPQPRPDAGAAVKAADRAHVFHSWSAQDLIDPLAVAGAEGSYFWDYDGTRYLDFTSGLVFTNIGYQHPEVVAAIQEQAARMTTFAPAFAVEARSEAARLIAERTPGDLDRIFFTNGGADAVEHAVRMARLHTGRPKVLSAYRSYHGGTQQAVNLTGDPRRWASDSGSAGVVHFWAPFLYRSRFYAESEEQECARALEHLETTIRFEGPASIAAIVLESVPGTAGIMVPPPGYLAGVRELCDTYGIVFVLDEVMSGFGRTGEWFGADLAGVVPELMTFAKGVNSGYVPLGGVAISQRIAETFGKRPYPGGLTYSGHPLACAAAVATIGVMAREGVVENARHLGGTVVGPALAALAARHPSVGEVRGVGMFWALELVRNRETREPLVPYNATGEANAPMAAFAAAAKRHGLWPFVNMNRTHVVPPCNVTEAELKEGLAALDAALSVADEYTV; this comes from the coding sequence ATGACCCCTCAGCCCCGCCCCGACGCCGGCGCCGCAGTGAAGGCCGCGGACCGCGCGCACGTCTTCCACTCCTGGTCCGCCCAGGACCTCATCGACCCGCTCGCCGTCGCCGGCGCCGAGGGGTCGTACTTCTGGGACTACGACGGCACGCGCTACCTGGACTTCACCAGCGGACTCGTCTTCACCAACATCGGCTACCAGCACCCGGAGGTCGTCGCGGCGATCCAGGAGCAGGCCGCGAGGATGACGACCTTCGCGCCCGCGTTCGCCGTCGAGGCCCGCTCGGAGGCGGCCCGGCTGATCGCCGAGCGGACCCCCGGCGACCTGGACAGGATCTTCTTCACCAACGGCGGCGCGGACGCCGTCGAGCACGCGGTGCGCATGGCCCGGCTGCACACGGGCCGCCCGAAGGTGCTCTCCGCCTACCGCTCGTACCACGGTGGCACCCAGCAGGCCGTCAACCTCACCGGCGACCCGCGCCGCTGGGCCTCCGACAGCGGCAGCGCCGGTGTCGTCCACTTCTGGGCGCCGTTCCTCTACCGCTCCCGCTTCTACGCCGAGAGCGAGGAGCAGGAGTGCGCGCGGGCGCTGGAGCACCTGGAGACGACCATTCGCTTCGAGGGGCCCGCCTCCATCGCCGCGATCGTCCTGGAGAGCGTCCCCGGCACCGCCGGGATCATGGTCCCGCCGCCCGGCTATCTGGCCGGGGTCCGCGAGCTGTGCGACACGTACGGGATCGTCTTCGTCCTGGACGAGGTCATGTCCGGGTTCGGCCGGACCGGCGAGTGGTTCGGGGCCGACCTGGCCGGTGTCGTACCCGAGCTCATGACCTTCGCCAAGGGGGTGAACTCGGGTTACGTCCCGCTCGGCGGTGTGGCCATCTCGCAGCGGATCGCCGAGACCTTCGGCAAGCGCCCCTACCCCGGCGGCCTCACCTACTCCGGTCACCCGCTGGCCTGCGCCGCCGCCGTCGCCACGATCGGCGTGATGGCGCGCGAGGGCGTGGTCGAGAACGCGCGGCACCTCGGCGGGACGGTCGTCGGCCCCGCCCTCGCCGCGCTGGCGGCCCGGCACCCGAGCGTCGGCGAGGTGCGCGGCGTCGGCATGTTCTGGGCGCTGGAGCTGGTGCGGAACCGGGAGACCCGCGAGCCGCTGGTGCCGTACAACGCGACCGGCGAGGCCAACGCCCCGATGGCCGCGTTCGCAGCCGCCGCCAAGCGGCACGGCCTGTGGCCGTTCGTGAACATGAACCGCACGCATGTCGTGCCGCCCTGCAACGTGACCGAGGCCGAGCTGAAGGAGGGCCTGGCCGCGCTCGACGCCGCGCTGAGCGTGGCCGACGAGTACACGGTGTGA
- a CDS encoding GntR family transcriptional regulator: protein MPGTGAVTRSTLRQQIADALRDEVLAGRLRPGRAFTVKEIADQYGVSATPVREALVDLSAQGILEADQHRGFRVPEYSLTDHRNMIEARSLVTDGMFQALVADHPAFRTPPDDPRTAAALATVRRRGEEAQRAATAGDLTVLVGYDLRFWRELSALFGNPYLGDFLHRLRVRSWVCAVQHLLRLPDLRGRLWAGHTDLVDALARREAGAARAIVAASNAHALALLERLADG from the coding sequence ATGCCCGGTACCGGCGCCGTGACGCGCAGCACCCTGCGCCAGCAGATCGCGGACGCGCTGCGGGACGAGGTGCTGGCGGGGCGGCTGCGCCCGGGCCGGGCGTTCACCGTCAAGGAGATCGCCGACCAGTACGGCGTCTCCGCCACCCCCGTCCGCGAGGCGCTGGTCGACCTGTCGGCGCAGGGCATCCTGGAGGCTGACCAGCATCGCGGTTTCCGCGTGCCGGAGTACTCGCTCACCGACCACCGGAACATGATCGAGGCCCGCAGCCTGGTCACCGACGGCATGTTCCAGGCCCTCGTCGCGGACCACCCCGCCTTCCGCACCCCGCCGGACGACCCCCGCACGGCCGCCGCCCTGGCCACCGTGCGCCGCCGCGGCGAGGAGGCCCAGCGGGCCGCGACCGCCGGGGACCTCACGGTCCTCGTCGGCTACGACCTGCGGTTCTGGCGTGAGCTGAGCGCCCTGTTCGGCAACCCCTACCTCGGTGACTTCCTGCACCGCCTGCGGGTGCGCTCCTGGGTCTGCGCGGTGCAGCACCTGCTCCGCCTCCCCGACCTGCGCGGCCGGCTCTGGGCCGGGCACACCGATCTGGTCGACGCGCTGGCCCGGCGCGAGGCCGGGGCCGCCCGCGCGATCGTGGCCGCCTCGAACGCCCACGCGCTGGCACTGCTGGAACGCCTGGCCGACGGGTAG